One window of Nostoc sp. C052 genomic DNA carries:
- a CDS encoding CHAT domain-containing protein: MNTFEITIQRKSENNWPIVVEHTRFGELLPLRSEGTLELTAENFQQLTSFLGQPKDYGTLLGKTLFRDDVRDAFVGAMRESEEALRMLLFIEASDPQLRTLRWEKLCAPIDGEWELLALNQRVPFSFYIPAITDRRFPPIGRRDLRALVLVASPNDSQKYKLAEFDVEASVNSVKSALGEIPCDVLATIPGAIGLPTIDELCTQLSDRNKQYTILHFVSHGRVMDNGETVVYWSKADNTVDAIAATQLLDRLRPLRGARGLPHFTFLCTCESASPDAEGSLGGLGQRLVRDLGMPAVVAMTDKVTIKTAQTLIENFYKQLRASGEVDSALHEATATLAKRGDLTVPALFSRLGGRPLFSDQLDRELTNAEIKYGLQRLGELLPQRAPALQLKFEIPAQKLENILEADVAALSKPALKEREQVLEEVNNLCEEILDLNFHALALDRQPPTYDSRCPFRGLYPFRVENREFFFGREQVIVQLQQKLAEHNFLAVLGASGSGKSSVVLAGLIPTLQQLQPDLVTAYMTPSSNPIEQLQTTLSSVQDQSSILVIDQFEELFTLCADETERVTFIEKLLSLIPHQKVVITMRADFWGECAIYRNLKDLMEARQKLIGPMDAAELRKAMEMQAAQVGLRFEPGLSNSILDDVQGEPGAMPLLQHALLELWKRRHGRWLRAVEYEAIGGVNMAIAQTADDVYNSLSASEQDQVKNIFIRLTRLDENALQGEKRRDSRRRVWLDELVPTGGDLASTKQLVQRLAGEGARLVVTRVDESTNRQEVEVAHEALIRYWPRLLKWLDDNRINLQLRETIRQAALDWEKQQKDENYLVHRGARLEDAQALAKHTSFLNQSETNYVSACRELRDRQKNEQEARRRREIKIAWATASGALIGLLVTACLGLETWHQKQQAEITKAEALGRYSLSLSDYHEDLDALVEGIKAGKISQEYKVTQPLVIEALQKVVDRVRERNSLTGHQNSVNQIVFSPDGKILASASDDKTVKLWDLNGKELQTLKGHEKEVTSVVFSPNGKTLATASRDHTIKLWDLNGRKLKTFTNQIDVKSIVFTSDGKTLATADQENIVKLWDLNGRQLKKIKYKGNEGSIVFSPDSKTLATTNEDKTVKLWDLNGKELQTFKGHKENITSIAFSPNGKTLAAVDEDKNVKVWDLNAKEIYDLSVDNTVTKIFFSPDGKTLASATEDSTIELKELESKNSTTFKGHQQNITSVAFSRDGNTLVSASYDSTIKFWDLKDKRSQTFKTFTGDHNFTSIAFNPDGKTLASGNGTGTIELWNLNSHNPQIIGENQENVTSLIFSPDSKIIASAEAKNNENIIKVWNSNGKELQTFRGHQGNINSIIFSPDGKTLASASEDKTIKLWDVNSNGNELRTFKGHKESVNSIAFSPDGKILVSASNDNTLKLWDFNGKELQTFRGHQGNINSVIFSPDGKTLASASEDKTVKLWDLNGKELLTLKGHKGSVNSIAFSPDGKTLASASEDKTVKLWDLNGKELRTLKHEEVVSNVIFSPDGKTLATTVNNATIIIWDLDQIALAPLLNSACNWTRNYLTYSQNIPEGDKHLCDGIGTTQ; this comes from the coding sequence ATGAACACGTTTGAGATTACTATCCAGCGCAAATCAGAAAATAACTGGCCAATTGTTGTAGAACACACCCGCTTTGGTGAACTTCTGCCATTACGCTCAGAAGGTACTCTCGAACTGACTGCTGAAAATTTTCAGCAGCTAACTAGTTTTCTTGGACAGCCAAAAGATTACGGTACATTGCTCGGAAAAACTCTATTTCGAGATGATGTCCGTGATGCCTTTGTTGGTGCTATGCGCGAAAGTGAAGAAGCACTGAGAATGTTGCTTTTTATCGAAGCATCAGATCCACAATTAAGAACCTTACGTTGGGAAAAGCTGTGTGCCCCTATTGATGGTGAATGGGAGTTATTAGCACTCAATCAGCGAGTGCCATTTTCTTTCTACATTCCGGCAATTACTGACCGCCGCTTTCCCCCCATTGGGCGGCGAGACTTGCGGGCGCTAGTTTTGGTTGCTAGTCCTAACGATTCCCAAAAGTATAAATTAGCCGAATTCGATGTTGAAGCCAGTGTTAATAGCGTCAAGTCTGCACTAGGGGAAATACCTTGTGATGTTTTGGCAACAATTCCTGGAGCCATTGGTTTACCGACAATAGACGAATTGTGTACCCAACTGAGCGATCGCAACAAACAATATACAATCCTACATTTTGTCAGCCACGGCAGGGTAATGGATAATGGTGAAACTGTTGTCTACTGGTCAAAAGCTGATAATACAGTAGATGCGATCGCTGCCACACAATTACTAGATCGGTTGCGCCCATTACGTGGAGCCAGAGGGCTACCGCACTTTACCTTTCTTTGTACTTGCGAGAGCGCCAGTCCTGATGCCGAAGGATCGTTGGGAGGCTTAGGGCAAAGATTGGTGCGGGATTTGGGGATGCCTGCGGTGGTAGCAATGACCGATAAAGTCACTATCAAAACAGCCCAAACACTAATAGAGAACTTTTATAAACAACTCAGAGCATCGGGAGAGGTGGATTCTGCATTACATGAAGCAACAGCCACTTTAGCCAAGCGCGGCGATCTTACAGTTCCAGCATTGTTTAGCCGCTTAGGCGGGCGACCCCTATTTAGTGACCAACTTGATCGCGAACTAACCAATGCCGAAATTAAATATGGTTTACAACGTCTGGGGGAATTATTACCACAAAGAGCGCCAGCACTGCAACTAAAATTTGAAATTCCTGCCCAAAAGCTAGAAAATATCTTAGAGGCAGATGTTGCAGCATTGAGCAAACCAGCCCTTAAAGAGCGAGAGCAAGTATTAGAGGAAGTCAATAACCTCTGTGAGGAAATACTAGACCTCAACTTCCACGCTTTGGCATTGGATCGGCAACCACCCACTTATGATTCTCGTTGTCCCTTCCGGGGTTTGTATCCTTTTCGCGTGGAAAACCGCGAATTTTTCTTTGGGCGAGAACAAGTGATTGTCCAACTCCAACAAAAGTTGGCTGAACACAACTTTTTAGCTGTGTTAGGCGCTTCTGGTAGTGGTAAGTCATCGGTAGTTTTAGCGGGATTGATACCGACGCTACAACAGTTGCAACCTGATCTAGTTACAGCATACATGACACCAAGCAGTAATCCCATCGAGCAACTGCAAACTACTCTCTCGTCGGTGCAAGACCAGTCTTCAATATTAGTAATCGACCAATTTGAGGAACTATTTACCCTCTGTGCTGATGAAACAGAGAGAGTAACTTTCATCGAAAAATTGTTAAGCCTAATTCCCCACCAAAAAGTTGTAATTACCATGCGGGCAGACTTTTGGGGTGAGTGTGCGATTTATCGCAACCTGAAAGATTTAATGGAAGCTAGACAAAAACTAATTGGGCCAATGGATGCAGCAGAATTGCGGAAAGCAATGGAAATGCAAGCGGCTCAAGTCGGTTTACGCTTTGAACCAGGTTTGAGCAACTCAATTCTAGATGATGTCCAAGGTGAGCCAGGAGCCATGCCACTACTGCAACATGCACTATTGGAATTATGGAAGCGGCGACATGGTAGATGGTTGCGTGCTGTAGAGTATGAAGCGATTGGGGGTGTGAATATGGCGATCGCTCAAACTGCCGATGATGTTTACAATAGTTTGTCAGCCTCAGAACAAGACCAAGTTAAGAATATTTTCATCCGCTTAACCCGTCTGGATGAAAACGCTCTCCAGGGAGAGAAACGACGGGATAGCAGACGGCGAGTTTGGTTAGATGAGCTAGTACCTACGGGTGGTGATTTGGCAAGTACCAAGCAGTTGGTGCAACGCTTGGCTGGTGAAGGAGCGCGATTAGTAGTTACCAGAGTAGATGAGTCTACAAATCGTCAAGAGGTAGAGGTAGCTCATGAAGCCTTAATTCGCTATTGGCCACGATTGCTGAAATGGTTAGATGATAACCGGATTAACTTACAACTGCGCGAAACTATCCGTCAGGCAGCTTTGGACTGGGAAAAGCAGCAAAAAGATGAGAATTATCTGGTGCATCGCGGGGCAAGATTAGAAGATGCTCAGGCATTGGCAAAACACACTAGTTTTCTGAATCAGTCAGAGACTAACTATGTTAGCGCTTGTAGGGAACTGCGCGATCGCCAGAAAAATGAACAAGAAGCGCGTCGCCGTCGAGAAATTAAAATAGCTTGGGCAACAGCTAGCGGTGCATTAATTGGCTTGCTGGTGACTGCTTGCTTAGGATTAGAAACTTGGCATCAGAAACAACAAGCGGAAATCACTAAAGCTGAGGCACTTGGTCGATATTCCTTATCACTTTCTGATTACCATGAAGATTTGGATGCACTTGTTGAAGGGATTAAGGCAGGAAAAATCTCACAAGAGTATAAAGTCACTCAACCCTTGGTTATAGAAGCATTGCAGAAAGTAGTTGATCGGGTAAGAGAACGCAATAGTTTGACTGGACATCAGAACAGCGTAAATCAGATCGTCTTCAGCCCAGATGGGAAAATTCTCGCCTCTGCTAGTGATGACAAAACCGTTAAACTTTGGGATTTAAACGGAAAGGAATTGCAAACCTTGAAAGGGCATGAAAAAGAGGTTACAAGTGTTGTTTTCAGTCCAAATGGTAAAACCCTAGCTACTGCCAGTCGAGATCACACCATTAAACTCTGGGATTTAAATGGTCGGAAACTAAAAACCTTTACTAATCAGATAGATGTTAAAAGTATTGTCTTTACTTCAGATGGTAAAACTCTCGCCACTGCCGATCAAGAGAATATTGTCAAACTCTGGGATTTAAATGGGCGGCAACTCAAAAAGATTAAATATAAGGGAAATGAAGGCAGTATAGTTTTTAGCCCCGATAGTAAAACCCTCGCTACTACTAATGAAGATAAAACTGTCAAACTCTGGGATTTAAATGGGAAAGAATTACAAACATTTAAAGGTCATAAGGAAAATATTACTAGTATTGCCTTCAGCCCTAACGGTAAAACTCTGGCGGCTGTTGATGAAGATAAAAATGTCAAAGTTTGGGATTTGAATGCTAAAGAAATATATGATCTTTCAGTTGATAATACCGTCACCAAAATCTTTTTTAGTCCTGATGGTAAAACTCTCGCTAGTGCTACTGAAGATAGTACCATCGAACTCAAAGAATTAGAGAGCAAAAACTCAACAACTTTTAAAGGGCATCAGCAAAATATCACAAGTGTTGCCTTTAGCCGAGATGGCAACACTTTGGTCTCTGCTAGTTATGACAGCACTATCAAATTCTGGGATTTAAAGGACAAGCGATCGCAAACCTTCAAAACTTTCACAGGCGATCATAATTTCACAAGTATTGCTTTCAATCCCGACGGTAAAACTCTTGCCTCTGGTAATGGTACTGGTACTATCGAACTCTGGAATTTAAATAGCCATAATCCCCAAATTATCGGTGAAAATCAGGAAAATGTGACAAGTTTAATCTTCAGTCCTGATAGTAAAATTATCGCCTCTGCTGAAGCTAAAAATAACGAAAATATCATTAAAGTTTGGAACTCCAATGGTAAAGAACTACAAACTTTTAGAGGACATCAAGGAAATATCAATAGCATTATTTTCAGTCCCGACGGTAAAACCCTTGCTTCTGCTAGTGAAGACAAAACTATCAAGCTCTGGGATGTAAATAGCAATGGCAATGAATTGCGAACTTTCAAAGGGCATAAAGAATCGGTCAATAGCATTGCCTTCAGCCCAGATGGTAAAATTCTTGTCTCTGCTAGTAACGACAATACTCTCAAACTCTGGGATTTCAATGGTAAAGAGCTACAAACTTTCAGAGGACATCAAGGAAATATCAATAGTGTTATTTTTAGTCCCGATGGTAAAACCCTTGCTTCTGCTAGTGAAGATAAAACTGTTAAACTCTGGGATTTAAATGGCAAAGAATTGCTAACATTAAAAGGGCATAAAGGATCGGTAAATAGTATTGCCTTCAGCCCAGATGGTAAAACTCTTGCTTCTGCTAGTGAAGATAAAACTGTTAAACTCTGGGATTTAAATGGCAAAGAATTACGAACTCTTAAGCATGAAGAAGTTGTAAGCAATGTAATCTTCAGTCCCGATGGAAAAACCCTCGCTACTACCGTCAATAATGCAACTATTATTATTTGGGATTTAGATCAGATTGCTTTAGCACCACTCCTCAATAGTGCCTGTAATTGGACAAGAAATTATCTCACATATAGCCAGAATATACCAGAAGGTGATAAGCATTTATGTGATGGTATCGGCACTACTCAGTAG
- a CDS encoding transposase, whose product MLNNKHLKQWSCIVSERMPNLSIPQAIGLATWSFGMVVTKSSSLTQVSEFIGAVNNEKPNTVRQRLKEWYQEEKAKKGDKRRTLDVSRCFASLLLWVISLLPQNIQQIALAMDATSIGDKFIVLSINILLAGCGIPVAWCIVNATEPGSWKPHWQKLITDLKDTIPPDQKVIVAADRGLYADWLYSLIVAAWHPFLRINHQGTYRLPHQNQWQPLADIVASPGLFWSGQIVCFKTNPLECTLLARWDFGYQDPWLILTDLEPMSADAIWYGLRPSTECVYRDLKSDGWQWHNTRLLDPQRAERLWLAIAVSTLWMVMLGGEAENQFPPSHIDQFPQRHVAKSKPIDLKSPRRLSCFFLGFITLIADLLKGLSIHLHRWSSFPPTPVDSFYYSNSS is encoded by the coding sequence ATGCTGAACAACAAACATCTCAAACAGTGGTCATGCATAGTTTCCGAGCGGATGCCTAACTTGTCAATACCACAGGCCATAGGTTTGGCAACATGGAGCTTTGGTATGGTAGTGACAAAATCAAGTAGTCTAACCCAGGTATCTGAGTTCATTGGAGCAGTGAATAATGAAAAACCAAACACAGTCAGGCAAAGACTAAAAGAATGGTATCAGGAGGAAAAAGCCAAAAAAGGGGATAAACGGAGAACACTGGATGTGAGCAGATGCTTTGCATCATTGTTGTTGTGGGTGATTAGTTTACTGCCACAAAATATTCAGCAAATAGCACTGGCAATGGATGCTACGAGTATTGGTGATAAATTTATAGTGCTATCCATTAATATTTTACTGGCAGGATGTGGAATTCCAGTAGCATGGTGTATTGTCAATGCCACTGAACCAGGAAGTTGGAAACCACATTGGCAAAAATTAATCACAGACCTCAAAGATACGATTCCACCAGACCAGAAGGTAATTGTCGCTGCTGACCGGGGATTGTATGCCGATTGGCTCTATTCTCTGATAGTTGCTGCTTGGCATCCTTTTTTACGTATTAACCACCAAGGAACTTATCGTTTACCACATCAGAATCAATGGCAACCATTGGCTGATATTGTTGCCAGTCCAGGATTATTCTGGTCGGGTCAAATAGTCTGCTTCAAAACTAACCCCCTGGAATGCACGTTGTTAGCTCGTTGGGATTTTGGTTATCAAGACCCTTGGTTGATTTTGACTGACCTAGAACCTATGTCTGCTGACGCTATTTGGTATGGTTTACGCCCCTCCACTGAATGTGTTTATCGTGATCTTAAATCTGATGGTTGGCAGTGGCACAATACTCGTCTGCTTGACCCACAACGTGCTGAACGCTTGTGGTTAGCCATCGCTGTCTCTACTCTCTGGATGGTCATGCTTGGTGGAGAAGCGGAAAACCAATTTCCTCCCTCCCACATTGATCAGTTTCCCCAGCGACACGTTGCTAAATCCAAACCCATCGATCTCAAATCACCACGTCGGCTTTCTTGTTTTTTTCTGGGTTTTATCACCCTCATTGCTGATTTACTCAAGGGTTTGTCCATTCATCTTCATCGTTGGAGTTCTTTTCCTCCTACTCCTGTCGATAGCTTTTATTACTCCAACTCCTCCTAG
- a CDS encoding lipoxygenase family protein: MSLSSQAISSSLGLAKSDIENLLVLLYKLTKHNTSSLPFTEYEYNYNYVPPLALTGATSLPIIQVELPIQELPNLKWVILVAQKLTLILVNDALSKFSGFFENGISYGVDNDAQSNSLALNIKVQSLEDIEQRIKDAESKQDLEEIALKLASITQDITEQLVAANPSNVVSSDSGEISAFEEQLQEIDEQFELYQIGVNSGNIGFSSPSELEDSITDLLSSAFKKIIKSNAKLLELENTQPLPIEVEFSTQASTTEPSLEDYNKLFIKIPLPEISARFQEDLVFAYMQVAGPNPLMLQKVSEQEQLLQITNEQYQQIIGTSDSLEVAKKEGRLYKADYSKLKNMENGNFPNRQKYIYSPLALFAVPPSSSSSRSLIPVAIQYQPQDPVFTPLNGDNWAIAKSIVQMADSNYHELVSHLGRTHLFIEPFVIATKRRLPASHHLRILLEPHFEGTILINYGAHKILIAPGREVDAILASKIESDRQLTVEAAQDYLHHFNDLIFPQILANRGVNNTSQLPEYPYRDDGLLIWNAIHKWVRAYLSSYYTNEQQILADQALQNWAKELISEQGGRLQNFGEDISGTIKTLDYLIDAVSTIIFIASAQHAAVNFPQSQLMTYAPAFPLAVYSPAPTNLDQPGDFMRILPPLDQAKTQLKLTYLLGSVYYTQLGQYSNSYFKSKPELSSALLAFQNELKGIEQEINQKNSKRIMPYKFLLPSQIPQSINI, translated from the coding sequence ATGTCTCTATCTTCTCAAGCAATATCTTCTTCTTTAGGTCTAGCAAAGTCAGATATAGAAAATCTTTTAGTGCTTTTATATAAGCTGACAAAGCACAATACAAGCTCATTGCCATTTACAGAATATGAATATAATTATAATTATGTCCCGCCACTAGCTCTGACAGGTGCTACTTCATTACCAATCATTCAAGTAGAATTACCAATTCAAGAATTACCTAATTTAAAATGGGTGATTTTAGTAGCTCAGAAGTTAACACTTATTTTGGTAAATGATGCTCTAAGTAAGTTTTCCGGCTTCTTCGAGAATGGCATTTCTTATGGAGTGGATAATGATGCCCAAAGCAATAGTTTAGCCCTTAACATTAAAGTCCAAAGCTTAGAAGATATTGAACAAAGAATAAAAGATGCAGAAAGTAAACAAGATTTAGAAGAAATTGCTTTAAAACTTGCATCGATTACTCAAGATATTACTGAACAACTGGTTGCAGCCAATCCATCCAATGTTGTGTCATCTGACTCTGGAGAAATCTCTGCATTTGAGGAACAGCTTCAGGAGATTGACGAGCAATTTGAATTGTATCAAATAGGTGTAAATTCAGGAAATATAGGATTTTCATCTCCTTCTGAACTAGAAGATTCGATCACAGATTTACTAAGTTCCGCTTTCAAAAAAATCATTAAATCCAATGCTAAATTATTGGAATTAGAAAACACTCAACCCTTGCCTATAGAAGTAGAATTTTCTACACAAGCATCTACAACTGAGCCAAGTCTTGAGGATTATAATAAATTATTTATCAAAATCCCTCTACCAGAAATTAGCGCTAGATTTCAAGAGGATTTGGTTTTTGCCTATATGCAGGTTGCTGGGCCAAATCCACTCATGCTTCAAAAGGTATCAGAACAGGAACAACTTTTACAAATTACCAACGAACAATACCAGCAAATTATTGGTACATCGGACTCCCTTGAAGTTGCTAAGAAAGAAGGTCGGCTTTATAAAGCTGATTATTCTAAGTTAAAAAATATGGAAAATGGGAATTTTCCTAACAGACAAAAGTATATATATTCGCCTTTGGCATTATTTGCAGTACCACCATCTAGTAGCTCATCTCGCTCTTTGATACCAGTGGCTATCCAGTATCAGCCGCAAGATCCGGTATTCACACCTCTAAATGGTGATAACTGGGCGATCGCTAAGAGTATTGTCCAAATGGCGGATAGTAACTACCACGAATTGGTTAGCCACCTTGGTCGCACTCACCTATTTATCGAACCTTTTGTAATTGCTACTAAGCGACGATTACCAGCAAGCCACCACTTAAGAATTTTGCTGGAACCTCATTTTGAGGGAACTATATTAATCAATTACGGCGCTCATAAAATTTTGATTGCCCCTGGTCGTGAAGTAGATGCGATTTTAGCTAGTAAAATTGAGAGCGATCGCCAGCTAACTGTTGAAGCTGCCCAAGATTATTTGCATCATTTCAACGATCTTATATTTCCCCAAATTTTGGCAAATCGCGGCGTTAATAATACTTCTCAGCTACCTGAATATCCTTATCGAGATGACGGACTGCTGATTTGGAATGCTATTCATAAATGGGTGCGTGCCTATTTGAGCAGTTACTATACCAATGAACAGCAAATTTTAGCTGACCAAGCGTTACAAAATTGGGCTAAGGAATTAATTTCCGAACAAGGAGGTCGCCTCCAGAATTTTGGTGAAGATATCTCAGGCACAATTAAAACCCTAGATTATCTAATTGATGCTGTTTCCACAATTATTTTTATTGCTAGCGCCCAACACGCTGCGGTTAATTTTCCGCAAAGCCAACTCATGACCTATGCACCTGCTTTTCCTCTAGCAGTCTACTCTCCAGCACCGACTAATCTTGACCAACCAGGCGACTTTATGAGGATATTACCCCCGCTAGACCAAGCTAAAACCCAACTGAAGTTAACTTATTTGCTTGGCTCGGTCTACTATACGCAGCTAGGGCAGTACTCTAACTCATACTTTAAATCTAAGCCAGAACTGAGTTCGGCATTGCTTGCTTTTCAAAATGAACTCAAAGGAATTGAGCAAGAAATTAATCAGAAGAATTCTAAAAGGATAATGCCTTACAAATTCTTGCTACCTTCCCAAATTCCACAAAGTATAAATATCTAG
- a CDS encoding NADPH-dependent FMN reductase, whose amino-acid sequence MVRIIGIGGSLRSNSYTQLALQVAVQRVEALGAEVEILDLRQLQLPFCTGAKEYSEYPDVKRLQDTVSQADGLILATPEYHGSVSGVLKNALDLMSFEQLSDKVTGLISVLGGQPNSNALNDLRLIVRWVHGWVIPEQIAIGQAYGAFSAEGKLLDEKLSQRFDQFAQSLVDNTRKLRGVN is encoded by the coding sequence ATGGTCAGAATTATTGGCATTGGTGGTAGTTTAAGATCCAACTCTTATACCCAGCTTGCTTTACAAGTAGCAGTGCAAAGGGTAGAAGCCCTCGGTGCAGAGGTAGAAATTCTCGATTTACGGCAGTTGCAGCTACCATTTTGCACGGGTGCAAAAGAGTATTCAGAGTACCCAGATGTTAAGCGGTTGCAGGATACTGTCAGTCAGGCTGATGGATTAATTTTAGCGACACCTGAGTATCATGGTAGCGTTAGTGGTGTCCTGAAAAATGCTCTTGATTTGATGAGCTTTGAGCAATTATCTGATAAAGTGACAGGACTAATTAGCGTTTTGGGTGGTCAGCCTAATAGCAACGCCCTAAATGACCTACGGCTAATTGTCCGGTGGGTACATGGTTGGGTAATTCCTGAACAAATTGCGATCGGACAGGCTTATGGTGCTTTTAGTGCTGAAGGCAAGTTGCTAGATGAGAAGCTATCTCAAAGATTTGATCAATTTGCTCAGAGTTTAGTTGATAACACTCGCAAACTGCGGGGCGTAAATTAA